In the genome of Pseudoliparis swirei isolate HS2019 ecotype Mariana Trench chromosome 3, NWPU_hadal_v1, whole genome shotgun sequence, one region contains:
- the LOC130191947 gene encoding neuronal migration protein doublecortin-like, with protein MELDFGHFDERDKASRNPRGGRLNGLPSPTHSAHCSFYRTRTLQALSNEKKAKKVRFYRNGDRYFKGIVYAVASDRFRTFDSLLADLTRSLSDHINLPQGVRFIFSIDGVRKIDTLDELEEGESYVCASESLYKKVDYTKNVNPNWSVNVKASASQKSMQAKAAADAREGKDFVRPKLVTVMRSGVKPRKAVRILLNKKTAHSFEQVLTDITEAIKLESGTVKRIYTLDGKQVTCLQDFFGEDDVFIACGPEKFRYAQDDFSLDQDECRVMKVAKAQRGSIRSPGPIRRIKSPTESTNGTASSSQLSTPNSPGLNNKQKLCMQDLYLPLSLDDEDSPGESM; from the exons ATGGAGCTAGACTTTGGACATTTTGACGAGCGGGACAAGGCGTCCCGTAACCCGCGCGGCGGGCGCCTGAACGGCCTCCCCAGCCCCACCCACAGCGCCCACTGCAGCTTCTACCGCACGCGCACCCTGCAGGCGCTCTCCAACGAGAAGAAGGCCAAGAAGGTTCGCTTCTACCGCAACGGCGACCGCTACTTCAAGGGCATCGTGTACGCCGTGGCCAGCGACCGCTTCCGCACCTTCGACTCGCTGCTGGCCGACCTCACGCGCTCGCTCTCCGACCACATCAACCTGCCGCAGGGCGTCCGCTTCATCTTCTCCATCGACGGCGTGCGCAAGATCGACACCCTGGACGAGCTGGAGGAAG ggGAAAGCTACGTCTGCGCGTCGGAGAGCCTCTACAAGAAGGTGGACTACACGAAGAACGTCAACCCCAACTGGTCTGTGAACGTGAAGGCCTCGGCGAGCCAGAAGAGCATGCAGGCCAAGGCCGCCGCCGACGCCCGGGAGGGGAAGGACTTCGTCCGGCCCAAGCTGGTGACGGTGATGCGCAGCGGTGTGAAGCCGCGCAAGGCCGTGCGCATCCTGCTCAACAAGAAGACGGCGCACTCCTTCGAGCAGGTGCTCACCGACATCACGGAGGCCATCAAGCTCGAGAGCGGCACGGTCAAGAGGATCTACACGCTGGACGGGAAGCAG GTCACCTGCCTCCAGGATTTCTTCGGCGAGGATGACGTCTTCATCGCTTGTGGACCGGAGAAGTTCCGCTACGCCCAGGACGACTTCTCCCTGGACCAGGACG agTGCAGAGTGATGAAGGTAGCCAAAGCCCAGCGGGGGTCCATCAGGAGTCCGGGTCCCATCCGGCGCATCAAGTCTCCCACTGAATCAA ccAATGGGACGGCCTCCAGCAGCCAGCTCTCCACCCCCAACAGCCCCGGCCTCAACAACAAGCAGAAG CTGTGCATGCAGGACCTGTACCTGCCCTTGTCTCTGGATGACGAAGACTCTCCGGGCGAGTCGATGTAG